In Maridesulfovibrio sp., a single genomic region encodes these proteins:
- a CDS encoding ABC transporter ATP-binding protein translates to MANSESIALKVRNAAKFFGTRLIFKNVSCDVRRGEIMLVVGRNGAGKTTLLKIMSGLSRPSAGSAEILTAPEKTAYLGHSTFIYPRMSGRSNLSFWASMYGLSPSRDRLAELLARVGLERAAEEPAGSYSRGMAQRLNLARVFLVEPELLFLDEPGTGLDQASLTLLRDEIVSLRDSGTAVVWISHDVNHDCTLADTVLGLSGHKTGYLGPASEFDPKSIAGVDNA, encoded by the coding sequence GTGGCGAACAGTGAAAGCATAGCTCTCAAGGTACGGAACGCAGCCAAGTTCTTCGGGACCAGGCTCATATTCAAGAATGTCAGTTGTGATGTCCGGCGCGGGGAAATAATGCTCGTGGTCGGACGTAACGGTGCGGGTAAGACCACGCTCCTGAAGATCATGTCCGGGCTTTCGAGACCGTCGGCCGGATCGGCGGAGATTCTTACCGCGCCCGAAAAAACTGCATATCTCGGACATTCCACCTTTATTTACCCGCGTATGAGCGGGCGGAGCAATCTTTCCTTCTGGGCATCCATGTACGGACTGTCTCCTTCCCGTGACAGGCTGGCGGAACTGCTGGCCAGAGTCGGGCTGGAAAGGGCGGCCGAGGAACCTGCCGGATCATATTCGCGCGGCATGGCCCAGCGTCTGAACCTTGCACGGGTTTTTCTGGTTGAACCGGAACTTCTTTTTCTGGACGAACCGGGAACCGGGCTTGATCAGGCTTCGCTGACTCTGTTGCGCGATGAAATTGTTTCCTTGCGGGACAGCGGAACCGCCGTGGTCTGGATAAGCCATGACGTGAATCACGACTGCACGCTTGCGGACACCGTGCTCGGCCTGTCCGGTCACAAAACCGGTTATCTGGGGCCTGCATCGGAATTCGATCCCAAGTCGATCGCGGGGGTGGACAATGCTTAG
- a CDS encoding cytochrome c-type biogenesis CcmF C-terminal domain-containing protein gives MQLFANLMLLIALLAALGAGAYACLSLLTGRRNVLVLIERANMAVAGFVLLAGVIMTVALVSRDYSFKYVYEYVDNTLPMFYTVTAFWAGADGSLLFWMLSIAVMGVVFSRMKLFSEFSEKTRLNYWLFYMLIQAFFLLILTSWSNPFLELVPSPTDGHGLNPLLRNPGMIFHPPLLFLGYAGFTSPAALALAAYVSGETKSWVSFCRNWNILAWIFLTAGIVLGCWWSYMELGWGGYWAWDPVENASLIPWLSASAFMHTAIIQIRRRALQRANVFLMGLTLLLCIFATYLVRSGVVQSLHAYGENGVGLPLLLFMLANLAFIGLVLAFGPRPEFRTLSGLGSRQGVLVMAAWVFLGIGLVVGLGTMWPVISKMWSTNPVGLDARFYNRVCLPLFSLLILLFTVCPWFDWKEGVADKKGLFLVGGVFVGAGAVSYICGLHNPLALVTSAASVASIVGILALFILKPGMRKAGSVIGVYGLHLGVALMFLGVAWSGPNKVEQEFVVKQGDSVQLGSYTMTFKKLVEGQTPELASITSIIEVSENGKPVGLLSPERRLYRNFRQPFAEVSVIPGLGSELYATLLSVDEKGNATLKMSINPLINWLWIGGTLTCLFGLAAFRKPRLS, from the coding sequence ATGCAGCTTTTTGCCAACCTTATGCTCCTGATTGCCCTTCTTGCGGCACTCGGGGCAGGGGCTTACGCATGTCTTTCCCTGCTTACCGGCAGACGCAATGTCCTGGTCCTCATAGAACGGGCCAACATGGCTGTTGCCGGTTTTGTGCTTCTGGCAGGCGTCATTATGACCGTGGCCCTTGTTTCAAGAGATTATTCATTCAAATATGTTTACGAGTACGTGGACAACACCCTGCCCATGTTCTACACCGTTACGGCTTTCTGGGCCGGCGCGGACGGTTCCCTGCTTTTCTGGATGCTTTCCATAGCTGTTATGGGAGTTGTGTTTTCCCGGATGAAACTTTTCAGTGAGTTTTCTGAAAAGACCCGGTTGAATTACTGGCTGTTCTACATGCTCATTCAGGCATTTTTCCTGCTCATACTGACCAGTTGGTCCAACCCTTTTCTCGAACTGGTTCCGTCGCCTACAGACGGGCACGGGCTTAATCCGCTGCTGCGCAACCCCGGAATGATTTTTCATCCGCCGTTGCTCTTTCTCGGATATGCCGGATTCACCAGCCCGGCGGCGCTTGCCCTTGCAGCCTATGTTTCCGGTGAAACAAAATCCTGGGTATCCTTCTGCCGCAACTGGAACATTCTCGCCTGGATATTCCTTACAGCCGGTATAGTACTCGGCTGCTGGTGGTCCTACATGGAATTGGGCTGGGGCGGCTACTGGGCCTGGGACCCGGTGGAAAACGCATCGCTCATTCCCTGGCTCAGCGCATCCGCTTTCATGCATACGGCGATCATTCAGATTCGGCGCAGGGCGCTGCAGCGTGCCAATGTCTTTTTGATGGGGCTGACGCTGCTTCTGTGCATATTCGCCACCTATCTTGTCCGTTCCGGAGTCGTGCAGTCGCTGCATGCCTACGGTGAAAACGGCGTCGGTCTGCCGCTGCTCCTGTTCATGCTCGCCAATCTGGCCTTTATCGGGCTTGTCCTGGCATTCGGTCCCAGACCGGAGTTCCGGACGCTGTCCGGTCTCGGCAGCAGGCAGGGCGTGCTGGTCATGGCCGCCTGGGTTTTCCTCGGCATCGGTCTGGTCGTAGGACTGGGCACCATGTGGCCTGTTATCAGTAAGATGTGGAGTACCAACCCCGTAGGGCTGGACGCGAGATTCTATAACAGGGTCTGTCTGCCTCTGTTCAGTCTGCTTATACTTCTTTTCACCGTCTGCCCCTGGTTTGACTGGAAAGAAGGCGTTGCGGACAAAAAGGGACTTTTTCTGGTGGGCGGTGTTTTTGTCGGAGCAGGGGCCGTAAGTTACATCTGCGGACTGCATAATCCGCTTGCGCTCGTAACAAGTGCCGCTTCTGTTGCGTCAATTGTCGGGATACTCGCGCTGTTTATCCTTAAGCCCGGCATGCGCAAGGCCGGTTCGGTCATCGGCGTTTACGGACTGCATCTGGGGGTGGCGCTTATGTTTCTCGGCGTTGCCTGGTCCGGTCCGAACAAAGTTGAACAGGAATTTGTGGTCAAGCAGGGCGATAGCGTCCAACTTGGATCATATACAATGACATTTAAAAAGCTGGTCGAAGGGCAGACCCCTGAACTGGCCAGCATTACATCCATAATCGAGGTCAGCGAGAACGGAAAGCCCGTGGGCTTACTCAGTCCTGAACGCAGACTTTACCGTAATTTCAGGCAGCCTTTTGCCGAGGTTTCGGTCATACCCGGACTCGGCAGCGAACTTTACGCAACCCTGCTCAGTGTGGATGAAAAAGGAAACGCGACCCTGAAGATGAGCATCAATCCGCTGATCAACTGGCTGTGGATCGGCGGAACGCTTACGTGCCTCTTCGGTCTGGCGGCTTTCCGCAAACCTCGTTTAAGCTAG
- a CDS encoding cytochrome c maturation protein CcmE — MARKGGKGVYIAALILFLGGLGYLIYSGISQDSVYFLNVSEALAMDESELGQARLFGKVAPHNIAPKEGGLGVSFDLEDQKEAVRTIRVDYSGAVPDTFKEGAEVIVEGNFVNGNKEFRATSLITKCPSKYQKKNREG; from the coding sequence ATGGCCAGAAAAGGTGGAAAAGGCGTCTATATTGCCGCCCTTATCCTTTTTCTCGGTGGTCTGGGCTATCTGATTTATTCGGGTATATCCCAGGACAGCGTGTATTTCCTCAATGTTTCCGAAGCTCTTGCGATGGATGAAAGCGAGCTTGGACAGGCCCGACTGTTCGGTAAAGTCGCCCCGCATAATATCGCCCCCAAGGAGGGCGGGCTCGGCGTGTCTTTTGATCTTGAGGATCAGAAGGAGGCAGTCCGGACCATTCGGGTTGATTACAGCGGAGCAGTTCCGGACACCTTCAAGGAAGGGGCGGAAGTAATAGTGGAAGGGAATTTCGTTAATGGTAACAAGGAATTCCGGGCCACATCGCTGATAACCAAGTGTCCTTCCAAGTATCAGAAGAAAAACCGGGAAGGTTAG
- a CDS encoding hemolysin family protein, whose translation MLELILAVSAASLISAYCSVSEAVLYSFPWSKIEILRREGRKSGQILHKLRTNVDRPITAILTLNTVANTAGASFAGAAWIAVYGPQSLPWFTVGFTILILLFSEILPKTIGVVYCQPLGRALARPTEILIYIFLPVIWICGFMSRLVSRKGSGPQATEEDIRAMVNLTRRSGAIKPYEALSIANILSLDDKIVEQIMTPRTVVFSLQADMTVAEAHDKFSAWPHSRIPVYEGDDPEDIVGVIYRRSVFEALADDHDDVKLSELMKPVRFVLENITLDKLLVKFLESRMHLFVVLDEYGGMSGVVTLEDVMEEILGSEIVDETDQVVDMRELARRRRKELLVGTDDVRADVSK comes from the coding sequence AGATCGAAATCCTGCGTCGTGAAGGACGCAAGTCCGGTCAGATACTTCACAAACTCCGTACCAATGTCGACAGGCCGATAACGGCTATCCTGACTCTCAACACGGTGGCGAACACTGCGGGGGCTTCCTTTGCAGGTGCGGCATGGATCGCGGTTTACGGACCGCAGAGCCTGCCCTGGTTTACCGTCGGATTCACAATCCTCATACTACTCTTCTCAGAGATTCTCCCCAAAACAATAGGGGTGGTCTACTGTCAGCCGTTGGGAAGGGCGCTCGCCCGGCCTACGGAAATTTTAATCTATATATTCCTTCCGGTAATCTGGATCTGCGGATTCATGTCCCGCCTTGTGAGCAGGAAAGGATCCGGTCCCCAGGCCACGGAAGAAGATATAAGAGCAATGGTCAACCTGACCCGAAGATCCGGGGCGATCAAACCGTATGAAGCCCTCTCGATTGCCAACATCCTGTCGTTGGACGACAAGATTGTTGAGCAGATCATGACCCCCCGGACCGTAGTCTTCTCACTTCAGGCGGACATGACCGTTGCCGAGGCCCACGACAAATTCAGCGCGTGGCCTCACAGCCGTATCCCTGTTTATGAAGGGGATGATCCTGAGGATATTGTCGGTGTCATTTACAGACGCTCGGTCTTTGAAGCGCTTGCAGATGACCATGACGACGTCAAACTCTCGGAATTGATGAAGCCGGTCCGGTTTGTGCTGGAGAATATAACTCTGGACAAGCTGCTGGTGAAATTCCTCGAAAGCCGCATGCACCTTTTTGTGGTGCTTGATGAGTACGGGGGAATGTCCGGGGTTGTGACCCTTGAGGACGTAATGGAAGAGATACTGGGCAGCGAGATTGTCGATGAAACCGATCAGGTGGTGGACATGCGCGAACTCGCACGCCGCAGACGAAAAGAACTGCTCGTCGGCACGGACGATGTCCGGGCGGACGTTTCCAAATAG